Below is a window of Triticum urartu cultivar G1812 unplaced genomic scaffold, Tu2.1 TuUngrouped_contig_7779, whole genome shotgun sequence DNA.
gtggacccttcgtgggtggagccctccgtggactcgcgcaaccgttacccttcgtgggttgaagtctccatcaacgtggatgtaggatagcaccacctatccgaaccacgccaaaaacatccgtgtctctaattgcgtttgaattctccaaacccttccctttacattcttataagttgcatgctttactttccgctgcctatatactctttgcatgcttgcttgaattgtgtgatgattgcttgacttgtcctaaaagtAGCTAAAATCTTCCAAACTATAAAATTAGGAAAATGTTAAGTTTttattggtcaagtagtctaatcaccgcctctagacatactttcgatcctacactcgctcctccctccctcgtcctcacccgccgccgctccctccaaccacctcctcctccttccgATGGGTCGCTGGATCCTTCGGCCACCCCATGGACTTCGCCTGGAAcgtgggctgggaggcggcggtgCCAGCCTGCAACGCCAACCCCGACCCCGACCAACCCGGTGCCGTAGGAGGTGGAGGCGAAGTCCATGATGCTGGTCTCTGGGCCGCGCGTCGCCGTCTCCGGGCCGAGGCGAGCCGACTGCCACGCAGGTCGTGCTCTCCGCCGTGTCAAGCTACCGTCCTTCGCTGGTCTTGTCATGGATTAGAGAGAGCGCGGGCGGGCGGTAGAGGAGGGTGGCGGGCGCTGACGTCGCAGTCGAGGGGGAGCAGGGCTGCCGGACCTCGCACGGATGCGCAGTCGGAGGGACGGCTGGAGGAGAGTAGGAGGTAGGTACGCTGGGATAGGGTGATGTCGCCGGCGACGGCAGGGCCAGTCGGCCGGAGCTGGATTGATCCGGAGGCGCTCAACAAGAGAGGCGGACAGCGGACCGATGGAGAAGGGATCGGCATCGGGCAGCTCGAAGACCCAAAACGGTTGCCTCATCATCTACCTCACCGTCTCTCCTCCAGTACGCGGATGCTCTGCTCGACCTCTTCCTCGTCATGGCTGCTCAACAAAATAAGCAGGAGCAGCCGGTGCAGCCGAGCGTCCGCCTTAGGCTTCAGGTACACAACCATTcttctcttcttccttttttttACTCCCTTTCTTTCAGTACCCTGCTCCCCTTCCAATATTTGTTTGTGCGGCTGTCAGCAGGACATGGCGTTCAACGGTGGATGCAGGCGGCCTATGCCAAGGTGAGCTTCTCCCATCGTTTTTC
It encodes the following:
- the LOC125531661 gene encoding uncharacterized protein LOC125531661 isoform X2, encoding MSPATAGPVGRSWIDPEALNKRGGQRTDGEGIGIGQLEDPKRLPHHLPHRLSSSTRMLCSTSSSSWLLNKISRSSRCSRASALGFRTWRSTVDAGGLCQAGAGGLLSFIYPTLQLLRHGVRLFGDQDLQSKVGLLIDYVGDQDLISPMAVGGALAVEACSSCSSSGSNS
- the LOC125531661 gene encoding uncharacterized protein LOC125531661 isoform X3; its protein translation is MSPATAGPVGRSWIDPEALNKRGGQRTDGEGIGIGQLEDPKRLPHHLPHRLSSSTRMLCSTSSSSWLLNKISRSSRCSRASALGFSRTWRSTVDAGGLCQAGAGGLLSFIYPTLQLLRHGVRLFGDQDLQSKDLISPMAVGGALAVEACSSCSSSGSNS
- the LOC125531661 gene encoding uncharacterized protein LOC125531661 isoform X1; this encodes MSPATAGPVGRSWIDPEALNKRGGQRTDGEGIGIGQLEDPKRLPHHLPHRLSSSTRMLCSTSSSSWLLNKISRSSRCSRASALGFSRTWRSTVDAGGLCQAGAGGLLSFIYPTLQLLRHGVRLFGDQDLQSKVGLLIDYVGDQDLISPMAVGGALAVEACSSCSSSGSNS